Proteins encoded in a region of the Flavobacterium sp. MDT1-60 genome:
- a CDS encoding translocation/assembly module TamB domain-containing protein: MLALAITLSLPIVQTKIAQYVTTSLNEDFKTDIHVDKVAINIFGGVKLKKVLIYDHHKKVLIYSDIISTDILSIKRLLDGDLIFGDLRLTGLIFNLKTYKNENENNINKFIRLFDSDKPSKTNKHFLLTAKNAYISKGIFSVTDENKKTPKFLAFTKLNAYISDFKLYGPDVNTTIHRFSFLDHRGLYVSNFAGKFSYTKKQIKVENLAIKTKRSSIYGQAILNYKVEDFLNFTDKVKFNVTIDSSSIATNDLRYFYDGLGKNQHFKLKTKLNGPLNNLNLRGLRLTDTNGSRIVGTINFKNLLGSKEQKFSMDGKFDRLVSSYDNLVALLPVVLGKKLPKELKRVGKFTIIGKAKVSTIALEADFKMVTDIGGGQVDLHLNNMDFIDKASYSGNIVLENFDVGALLNRKDIGRTTLDLDVDGVGFTEKYLNTIIKGDITKLDYNKYTYNNIVVNGNFKLPYYKGQISVNDPNLSLTFDGLVDLSTRENKYDFHINVENADLRKLKFINDSISHFTGDAVVQVSGNSIENLQGNIYIKDAVYQNPKATYEFDEVTINSSFDADRLRTITINSTDIVDGNIVGKFQFAQLDKLVMNSVGSLYTNYKPYKVKKGQFLRFNFHVYDKVVEMLYPEINVDSSTVVRGKIDADLNEFKFRFKSQKVTAAKNTFDNIRVSIDNKNPLYNAFVELDSIKTPYYKIRDFSLINVTSKDTLFVRSEFKGGEKGQDYFNLDLFHTIDKNKNNIVGIKKSEMKFKDYLWYLNEAAAEDNQIVFDKNFKNFTINNIVLSHEDQKIDLNGVLKGSDYKDIVLNFEDVDINKITPLNSKFVFNGNLNGNINFKQNKDVYQPTASIVIDHLNLNNTELGTLDFDISGDENLRKFTINSSIHNGFTESFNASGTFAIENKETFLDLNLKLEGFNLATLGTVGKDVLSNVRGSVSGNAAVVGNIKKPEINGRLYVEKAGMTIPYLNTDYELSDRTVIDLTDEKFLFRNNQLTDTKYGTKGLLNGSIEHHNFGDWKLDLTITSKRLLALDTKDSDDAAYFGTAYINGTASIKGPTENLFIKVAAKSEKGTEVKIPINNVQSVGESSWIHFVTPKEKYNLANGIVEKTRNYNGLELEFDFDITPDAEVEVILDRNSGHGMKGKGYGSLLFKINTLGKFNMWGDFQAYEGTYNFKYGGLIDKKFAVKKGGSIIWEGNPMKAQLNLEAVYRTSANPAVLLENSSFNKKVPVEVVIGLRGDLASPEPNFDIQFPSVSSVLKSEIQYKLDDKDVRQTQALYLLSTGSFMSPDGFNQSDLSGTFAETAASLLGGIIKSDNDKFNIDLNFISADKRIGQEADGQFVANISSQINEKISINGKVGVPVGGVNESAIVGDIEILYRVNEDGSMNLRLFNKENDINYIGQGVGYTQGVGISYEVDFDTFSELVNKLFKSHKLERSLKNSQDDLQDSNLNPDYINFSSKKDADKNKKKTDKKEEEKQPQPQNNNQGLIPDNDDF, encoded by the coding sequence TTGTTAGCACTTGCTATAACGCTGTCTTTGCCTATAGTTCAGACAAAAATTGCCCAATATGTTACTACTTCCCTAAATGAAGATTTTAAAACCGATATTCACGTTGATAAGGTTGCGATAAACATTTTTGGCGGAGTAAAACTTAAAAAGGTTTTGATTTATGATCATCACAAAAAGGTTTTAATCTACTCTGATATTATTTCTACAGACATTTTAAGCATCAAAAGATTATTAGACGGCGATTTAATTTTTGGCGATTTACGTTTAACAGGTTTGATTTTTAATTTGAAAACGTATAAAAATGAAAATGAAAACAATATTAATAAGTTTATACGACTTTTTGATTCTGATAAACCTTCAAAAACCAATAAACATTTTTTACTGACAGCTAAAAATGCTTATATTTCAAAAGGAATTTTTTCTGTCACTGACGAAAATAAAAAAACACCTAAATTTTTAGCATTCACAAAGCTTAATGCTTACATCAGTGATTTTAAATTATATGGGCCCGATGTAAATACTACAATTCATCGCTTTTCATTTTTGGATCATCGTGGTCTTTACGTTTCTAATTTTGCCGGGAAATTCAGTTATACCAAAAAGCAAATAAAAGTTGAAAATTTAGCTATAAAAACTAAAAGATCATCTATTTATGGTCAGGCAATTTTAAATTATAAAGTAGAGGATTTTTTAAATTTTACTGACAAGGTAAAGTTTAATGTTACGATTGACTCTTCTTCAATTGCAACAAATGATCTTCGTTACTTTTATGACGGATTGGGTAAAAACCAGCATTTTAAGCTTAAGACAAAATTAAACGGTCCTCTTAATAATCTTAATTTAAGAGGCTTGAGGCTTACAGATACCAATGGCTCTAGAATTGTTGGTACCATAAATTTTAAAAATCTTTTAGGTTCCAAAGAACAGAAGTTTTCGATGGATGGTAAGTTTGACAGATTGGTTTCCAGTTATGATAATTTGGTTGCTTTGCTTCCAGTTGTTTTAGGAAAGAAGCTTCCTAAAGAACTAAAAAGAGTTGGTAAATTTACTATTATAGGAAAAGCAAAAGTTTCTACAATTGCATTGGAAGCCGATTTTAAAATGGTTACCGATATAGGTGGTGGCCAGGTCGATCTCCATCTAAATAATATGGATTTTATTGATAAAGCATCTTACTCGGGAAATATTGTCCTGGAGAATTTTGATGTTGGTGCTTTGTTAAATCGAAAAGATATAGGAAGAACAACCTTAGATTTAGATGTTGATGGTGTAGGTTTTACTGAGAAATACCTTAATACCATTATAAAAGGTGATATTACTAAATTAGACTATAATAAGTACACGTATAATAATATAGTAGTCAATGGTAATTTTAAATTGCCTTATTATAAAGGACAAATTTCTGTAAATGATCCTAACTTGTCTTTGACATTCGATGGTTTAGTAGATTTAAGTACGCGTGAGAATAAGTATGATTTTCATATCAATGTGGAGAATGCAGATTTACGTAAGCTTAAATTTATAAATGATTCTATTTCGCATTTTACAGGCGATGCAGTTGTTCAGGTTTCAGGAAATTCAATAGAAAATCTTCAGGGAAATATTTATATAAAGGATGCTGTTTACCAAAATCCAAAAGCAACTTACGAATTTGATGAGGTAACTATCAATTCAAGTTTTGATGCTGATAGGTTACGAACCATAACTATTAATTCTACTGATATTGTCGATGGTAATATTGTAGGTAAATTTCAGTTTGCACAATTAGATAAACTCGTAATGAATTCCGTTGGAAGTCTTTATACAAATTACAAACCTTATAAAGTTAAAAAGGGACAATTTTTGCGTTTCAATTTTCATGTGTATGATAAAGTTGTTGAGATGTTATATCCTGAAATAAATGTTGATTCCTCTACCGTTGTTCGTGGTAAGATTGATGCCGATTTAAATGAATTTAAGTTTAGATTTAAATCGCAAAAAGTTACAGCTGCAAAAAACACATTCGATAATATCCGGGTTAGTATTGATAATAAAAACCCACTTTATAATGCGTTTGTAGAGTTAGATAGTATTAAAACACCATATTACAAGATACGCGATTTTAGTTTGATTAATGTAACTTCAAAAGATACTTTATTTGTTCGTTCAGAATTTAAAGGAGGAGAAAAAGGCCAGGATTATTTTAATCTTGATTTGTTTCATACTATAGATAAAAACAAAAATAATATAGTTGGTATCAAAAAATCTGAGATGAAATTTAAAGACTACTTATGGTATTTAAATGAAGCAGCAGCAGAAGATAATCAGATTGTTTTTGATAAAAATTTTAAAAACTTTACGATTAACAATATTGTTTTGTCCCATGAAGATCAAAAAATTGATTTAAACGGAGTTTTAAAAGGCAGTGATTATAAAGATATTGTACTGAATTTTGAAGATGTTGATATCAATAAAATTACTCCGTTAAATTCAAAATTTGTTTTTAATGGTAATTTAAATGGAAACATCAATTTTAAACAAAATAAAGATGTTTATCAACCCACGGCTTCCATTGTTATTGATCATCTTAATTTAAATAATACAGAATTAGGAACTTTAGATTTTGATATTTCCGGAGATGAGAATCTGAGAAAATTTACTATAAATTCATCCATTCATAATGGTTTTACAGAATCATTTAATGCTAGTGGAACCTTTGCAATTGAAAACAAAGAAACTTTTCTGGATCTAAATCTAAAACTCGAAGGGTTTAATCTGGCAACTTTAGGAACAGTTGGTAAAGATGTTTTATCAAATGTTCGCGGATCTGTTTCCGGAAATGCTGCCGTTGTGGGGAATATAAAAAAACCGGAAATTAACGGAAGGCTGTATGTTGAGAAAGCGGGGATGACTATTCCTTATCTGAATACGGATTATGAGTTGAGTGATCGAACTGTAATTGATTTAACTGATGAGAAATTCTTATTCAGAAATAATCAATTAACAGACACAAAGTACGGAACAAAAGGATTGTTAAACGGAAGTATCGAACATCATAATTTTGGTGACTGGAAATTAGATTTAACCATTACTTCAAAACGATTGTTGGCACTTGATACTAAAGATAGTGACGATGCAGCTTATTTTGGTACTGCGTATATAAATGGTACAGCAAGTATAAAAGGGCCGACAGAAAATTTATTTATAAAAGTTGCTGCAAAATCAGAGAAAGGTACAGAGGTCAAAATTCCTATCAATAATGTACAAAGTGTTGGAGAAAGCAGCTGGATACATTTTGTTACGCCAAAAGAAAAATACAATTTAGCAAATGGTATTGTAGAAAAAACCAGAAATTATAATGGACTTGAACTGGAATTTGATTTTGATATTACGCCTGATGCAGAAGTAGAGGTAATTCTGGATCGAAATTCCGGACATGGAATGAAAGGAAAAGGATACGGATCGCTATTATTTAAAATTAATACACTCGGTAAATTTAATATGTGGGGAGATTTTCAGGCATATGAAGGAACGTATAATTTTAAATACGGTGGTTTAATTGATAAAAAGTTTGCGGTTAAAAAAGGAGGATCAATTATTTGGGAAGGAAACCCGATGAAAGCTCAGCTGAATCTGGAAGCTGTTTACAGAACATCGGCAAATCCAGCAGTATTGTTGGAAAATTCTTCGTTCAATAAAAAAGTTCCTGTTGAAGTGGTTATTGGCTTGAGAGGAGATTTAGCAAGTCCGGAGCCAAATTTTGATATTCAGTTCCCATCCGTAAGCAGTGTTTTGAAATCTGAGATACAATATAAGTTAGACGATAAAGATGTGCGACAGACTCAGGCTTTATATCTATTGTCAACAGGTTCGTTTATGAGTCCGGACGGATTTAATCAAAGTGATTTGTCGGGAACATTTGCAGAAACAGCTGCCAGTTTATTGGGTGGAATTATAAAATCTGATAATGATAAGTTTAATATCGACCTGAACTTTATATCCGCAGATAAACGAATAGGTCAGGAAGCAGATGGTCAGTTTGTGGCAAACATTTCGTCACAGATTAATGAGAAAATTTCAATTAACGGAAAAGTAGGTGTTCCTGTCGGAGGAGTAAATGAATCGGCAATCGTAGGAGATATTGAAATACTTTACAGGGTAAATGAAGACGGATCTATGAACCTCCGTTTGTTTAATAAAGAAAACGATATTAATTATATAGGTC